The Schizosaccharomyces pombe strain 972h- genome assembly, chromosome: I genome contains a region encoding:
- the qcr8 gene encoding ubiquinol-cytochrome-c reductase complex subunit 7, whose protein sequence is MGGAAGGKTYLGWWGHLGGPKQKGIITYSLSPFQQRPMAGFFKTSTQNMFRRVMTEGLYVAIPFGIAYYIYCWGKERNEFLNSKHGRHLVEE, encoded by the exons ATGGGTGGTGCTGCTGGAGGAAAAACTTATTT AGGATGGTGGGGCCATCT AGGTGGACCTAAACAAAAAGGAATCATAACATATTCCCTTTCCCCATTTCAACAGAGACCAATGGCCGGcttcttcaaaacttcTACGCAAAATATGTTTCGTCGCGTCATGACTGAAGGTCTATACGTAGCAATTCCGTTTGGAATAGCTTACTATATTTACTGTTGGGGGAAGGAGCGTAATGAATTCCTCAATTCCAAACATGGAAGACAC TTGG
- the cox24 gene encoding mitochondrial 37S ribosomal protein mS38  — MLRRGALSTILKGLNGLSLRSPIPIWHVSASPEVGSKYNLPTVPTTSHVSYRQIAKANFFAGYRPLSANQICVPKVESKTQVSQSQDEEDQPQEYVLSLEDGYLYAQSFSASGSVTQTQPARISTQVWEQICDKLISITPLDLTSVKRKRKLKMNKHKFKKRLRRQRALRKRLGK, encoded by the exons ATGTTACGAAGAGGTGCGCTTTCCACAATATTAAAAGGTTTAAACGGCCTTTCACTGCGTAGTCCCATACCGATTTGGCATGTTTCAGCTTCTCCCGAAGTTGGGTCGAAATATAACCTACCAACGGTTCCTACAACTTCACACGTTTCATATCGTC AAATcgcaaaagcaaatttctTTGCTGGATATCGACCTTTGTCAGCTAATCAAATATGTGTGCCTAAAGTTGAGTCCAAAACACAAGTTTCGCAATCGCAGGATGAGGAAGATCAACCCCAGGAATATGTGTTATCTTTAGAGGATGGCTATTTGTATGCTCAATCATTCTCTGCATCTGGATCCGTAACTCAAACTCAACCCGCTCGTATATCTACTCAAGTATGGGAACAAATATGTGATAAGCTGATTTCTATTACACCTTTAGATTTGACCAGTGTCaaacgaaaaagaaaattgaaaatgaataaacatAAGTTCAAAAAGCGCTTACGCCGACAACGAGCACTTAGGAAACGTCTAGGAAAATGA
- the ypa2 gene encoding serine/threonine-protein phosphatase 2A activator 2: MLSREEQNRCFVPVRRILDNEDLKLFKEGDAYKLIDSFICDLDEAVKDKPISASIPQSSSIEHVLNILDRVGEIKQENPAIDNMGSRFGNPAFQSFYDQVYIETPKLHQVFGIEHNAAMEAGRYFYESFGNRKRIDYGSGHELYFMSWLLILKQLGIFTKNDYPALVVRVFVKYVELMRSLQIFYTLEPAGSHGVWGLDDFHFLPFLFGAAQLVNHKYLRPKHVRDPEILEMCRADYMYLGYVYFLNKLKPSVSLRFHSPMIDDISAVKTWSKVNEGMIKMYRAEVLGKLPIMQHYLFGHLIPASPGMSPAPQDGDDSEVTHVHSHYADCCGIKIPSAISAAKNNGSRIPFD; the protein is encoded by the coding sequence ATGCTTTCTAGAGAAGAGCAAAACCGGTGTTTCGTTCCTGTCCGACGAATTTTAGACAATGAAGacttaaaattatttaaagaaggaGATGCTTATAAGTTAATTGATTCGTTTATTTGTGATCTTGACGAAGCTGTGAAAGACAAGCCTATTTCAGCTTCAATTCCGCAAAGCTCATCAATAGAGCATGTATTAAATATACTAGATCGAGTTGGAGAAATTAAACAGGAAAATCCTGCAATTGATAATATGGGGTCGAGGTTTGGCAATCCTGCATTTCAATCATTTTACGATCAGGTATACATTGAAACACCAAAGTTGCACCAAGTATTTGGAATTGAGCATAATGCGGCGATGGAGGCAGGTCgatatttttatgaaagcTTTGGAAACAGAAAGCGAATAGATTATGGAAGTGGTCATGAACTTTACTTTATGTCATGGTTACTAATTTTAAAGCAACTAGgcatttttactaaaaatgATTATCCAGCATTGGTCGTTCGAGTTTTTGTTAAGTATGTTGAATTGATGAGGtctttgcaaattttttatactcTCGAACCAGCAGGATCTCATGGTGTATGGGGATTAGatgattttcatttcctcccttttttgtttggtgCAGCTCAGTTGGTTAATCATAAATATTTGCGTCCCAAACATGTTAGAGATCCAGAAATTTTGGAGATGTGTCGCGCTGATTATATGTACTTAGGTtatgtttactttttaaataagttGAAGCCTTCTGTTTCACTACGTTTCCATTCTCCAATGATTGACGATATTTCTGCCGTAAAGACTTGGTCTAAAGTCAACGAAGGCatgataaaaatgtatAGAGCAGAAGTTTTGGGTAAACTTCCTATAATGCAGCACTATCTTTTTGGCCATTTAATCCCAGCTTCACCTGGGATGTCTCCTGCTCCCCAAGACGGTGATGATTCTGAGGTGACACATGTTCATTCTCATTATGCTGACTGTTGTGGCATCAAGATACCAAGTGCGATCTCTGCTGCCAAAAATAATGGAAGTAGGATTCCGTttgattaa
- the phb1 gene encoding prohibitin Phb1, translating into MAVVLERVARYAIPIGIGFTLLQSSIYDVPGGKRAVLFDRLSGVQKQVVQEGTHFLIPWLQKAIVYDVRTRPRNIATTTGSKDLQMVSLTLRVLHRPEVGMLPQIYQNLGLDYDERVLPSIGNEILKSVVAQFDAAELITQREVVSAKIRQELVQRATEFGIRLEDVSITHMTFGKEFTKAVERKQIAQQEAERARFLVEQSEQERQANVIRAEGEAEAADIVSKALDKAGGALIQIRRLETSKEVATALANKGAQVTYLPFGAGSNAQSSSGSGLLLNVNP; encoded by the coding sequence ATGGCTGTAGTACTGGAGAGAGTTGCACGTTATGCAATACCAATAGGTATTGGATTTACTCTATTACAATCTTCGATTTACGATGTACCGGGGGGAAAAAGAGCAGTTTTGTTTGACCGTCTGTCGGGTGTGCAGAAACAGGTTGTTCAGGAGGGCACACACTTTTTGATTCCATGGTTACAAAAGGCAATTGTTTATGATGTACGCACACGTCCACGAAATATCGCAACTACTACGGGTAGTAAAGATTTACAGATGGTTTCTTTAACATTGCGTGTATTACACCGTCCCGAAGTTGGAATGCTTCCTCAAATTTACCAAAATTTAGGCTTAGATTATGATGAGCGTGTCTTACCTTCTATTGGAaacgaaattttaaaatccGTAGTTGCTCAGTTTGATGCAGCAGAGCTCATTACTCAAAGAGAAGTAGTTTCTGCCAAAATTCGCCAAGAACTAGTTCAACGAGCTACCGAATTTGGAATTCGGTTGGAAGATGTATCCATTACTCATATGacttttggaaaagaattTACGAAAGCCGTAgagagaaaacaaattgcTCAACAAGAAGCCGAGCGTGCTAGATTTTTAGTAGAACAATCCGAACAAGAGCGACAAGCTAATGTTATTCGCGCTGAGGGTGAAGCAGAAGCGGCTGATATTGTTTCCAAAGCACTTGATAAAGCCGGTGGCGCTTTAATCCAAATTCGTCGTCTCGAGACAAGTAAAGAGGTGGCTACTGCACTTGCTAATAAAGGTGCACAGGTCACTTATCTTCCCTTTGGAGCTGGTTCTAATGCCCAAAGTTCCAGTGGTTCTGGGTTGCTTCTTAATGTAAATCCTTAA
- a CDS encoding uncharacterized protein (conserved fungal protein): protein MLFSFRAIVLFYCCMLTFAGIGFLWNPKFVVESGLVALIGASMEVKPLIVTQDNLSTLALSGLVFLILGMIYTISLLQSNFLFFSGITPIRAIFDFILTGFIYLKKEHIASNSLTFTFAFCDLMWQFWMFAAMSEERAKYLKNQKKAEELAARKAREVEES from the exons ATGTTGTTCTCTTTTCGAGCGAtagttcttttttattgttgtATGCTAACATTTGCTGGCATTGGATTTTTATGGAATCCCAAGTTTGTAGTAGAAAGTGGACTGGTCGCGTTAATTGGTGCTTCTATGGAAGTT AAACCATTGATAGTAACACAAGACAACTTATCGACTCTTGCATTGTCCGGCTTGGTATTTTTGATTCTTGGAATGATTTATACTATCTCATTGTTACAAAGCAATTTCCTGTTCTTCAGTGGAATTACTCCAATTCGTGCTATATTTGACTTTATCCTTACCGGCTTTATTTACCTCAAAAAAGAGCATATCGCTAGCAACAGCCTTACTTTTACTTTTGCATTTTGCGATTTGATGTGGCAGTTTTGGATGTTTGCAGCAATGAGCGAAGAGAGGGCTAAATACTtgaaaaaccaaaaaaaggCCGAAGAATTAGCCGCTAGAAAAGCACGTGAAGTTGAAgaatcttaa
- the saf3 gene encoding splicing-associated factor Saf3 — translation MPIDTPLIPHKPISRYRSGRLEGLESESSSESDYEEVSDSHDQENSISSSRHVITPVFEKEGISETKTSSNFQNINPVQTIDNSASEYETDASSAEGGSNSAASSSEEEDSSDSEYEMELRRRTLLLPPKFTSKVIKNRAKANEEDTEVLKKVTSQKILEETIKRELLLKETKNNNELLNDIDDTDGIDPQSEYELWKLRHLLRKKRDKEKSLELEREKMAIEERRLMNSEEREAQDLKDAEASRRGKKKSSMQFLQKYYHKGAFYQNEDIVSKRDYSEATEGEVLNKDLLPKPMQIRGDLFAKAGQTRWTHLANEDTTKEGSAWYDPKNPILQKNLHRLGGLHSDSPLSKRKRT, via the coding sequence ATGCCAATAGATACACCGTTGATACCCCATAAACCTATTTCAAGATATCGCTCTGGTAGATTGGAAGGGCTGGAAAGTGAGTCTTCTTCTGAAAGTGATTATGAAGAAGTTTCCGATTCACATGATCAAGAAAACTCGATTTCTTCATCAAGACATGTTATTACTCCAGTATTCGAGAAAGAAGGAATATCTGAAACCAAAACGTCTTCTAATTTCCAAAACATTAACCCAGTCCAAACAATTGATAACTCTGCTTCAGAATATGAGACTGACGCATCATCGGCAGAAGGGGGATCTAACTCTGCAGCATCTAGttctgaagaagaagactCTTCTGATTCGGAATATGAGATGGAGCTGAGAAGGCGGACACTTCTTCTTCCGCCAAAATTTACTAGTAAAGTCATCAAAAATCGGGCAAAAGCCAATGAAGAAGATACTGAGGTGCTTAAAAAAGTGACttcacaaaaaatattagaagAGACTATAAAACGGGAATTACTATTGAAAGAAactaaaaacaataatgaattattaaatgataTCGATGATACCGATGGAATTGATCCGCAAAGTGAATATGAATTATGGAAATTAAGGCATTTGCTTAGGAAAAAGAGAGACAAGGAAAAGTCACTGGAATTAGAAAGGGAAAAGATGgcaattgaagaaagaagattAATGAATTCTGAGGAACGCGAAGCCCAAGATTTGAAGGACGCTGAAGCAAGTCGGagaggaaagaaaaagtcaTCTATGCAGTTCTTACAAAAGTACTATCATAAGGGTGCATTCTATCAAAACGAAGATATTGTGAGTAAAAGAGATTATTCAGAAGCCACAGAAGGGGAAGTTCTTAATAAAGATTTATTACCCAAACCTATGCAAATTAGGGGAGATCTTTTTGCGAAGGCAGGCCAAACACGCTGGACGCATTTGGCAAATGAAGATACTACAAAAGAAGGATCTGCTTGGTATGATCCTAAAAACCCAAtcttgcaaaaaaatttgcatcGTCTCGGTGGACTTCATTCTGACAGCCCACTCTCGAAGCGAAAACGTACCTAA